The Brachyhypopomus gauderio isolate BG-103 chromosome 7, BGAUD_0.2, whole genome shotgun sequence genome has a window encoding:
- the nr4a3 gene encoding LOW QUALITY PROTEIN: nuclear receptor subfamily 4 group A member 3 (The sequence of the model RefSeq protein was modified relative to this genomic sequence to represent the inferred CDS: deleted 3 bases in 2 codons), with amino-acid sequence MFFVKLTSMQTFNSRAPLRVLLCMVFVNRLDAGFLRTQVRKSACSRVLNPGYRIPPQPQPPAVRLLQPGNPPRFTEQKVNQIYGTLTMNRRSHLVEQLHFVHLKCTPRDMPCVQAQYGPAHPGSSYSTQSFGYHGDYSADLMATDYAKCEIGGGEISAAATTSLPSFNVFVEGGFEPKPSCLYQLPPQRPVIKKEEESYPPMPMSDDTMASGTMYFKQSPPSTPPTPLHSGPPGGSFLWDESHGGLPSVPQPCLMEGALKGPRFPHFYEQTPPPSSTGYEPPLGLPLRPERSPSSSSSSSHAPPSLDAHAHMYPLSVGKAGAVAFRSLSMGTCPTSLMAEGLPSPPSRASSGEGTCAVCGDNAACQHYGVRTCEGCKGFFKRTVQKNAKYVCLASKNCPVDKRRRNRCQYCRFQKCLSVGMVKEVVRTDNLKGRRGRLPSKPKSPLQPEASPPSPPLSLLNALVRAYSQSVPRELDYSQFSTVEVGGVAEAQQIQLFYRILTGSMEVTRCWAERLPGFSELHHDDQNLLIDSAFLELFVLRLANRSLLVEEKFVFCTGLVLHRLQCLRGFGEWLDSIRDFSSHLQSLSLDLPAFSCLSALVLLTEQCPGLKEPKKVEELQSKLVCCLREHLSSGGAGGVARSGKAPPPVAAVLGLRAELRSQRTQGLQRIFYLKLEDLVPPPPLIDRFLDTLPY; translated from the exons ATGTTCTTTGTAAAGTTGACGAGCATGCAGACATTTAACTCTCGTGCACCTTTACGGGTTTTGCTTTGTATGGTTTTTGTAAATCGCCTGGATGCAGGATTTCTCCGG ACCCAGGTTCGGAAGAGCGCCTGCAGCCGAGTCCTGAACCCCGGCTACCGGATCCCTCCACAGCCCCAACCCCCCGCCGTGCGCCTCCTCCAACCGGGAAACCCACCACGATTCACCGAGCAAAAGGTCAACCAG ATCTATGGCACTCTGACAATGAACAGGCGATCACACTTAGTGGAACAGCTGCATTTTGTCCATCTAAAATGCACTCCTCGAG acATGCCGTGCGTTCAGGCCCAGTATGGCCCTGCACACCCCGGGTCCAGCTACTCAACTCAGTCCTTCGGTTACCACGGCGACTACAGCGCTGACCTCATGGCGACGGACTACGCCAAGTGCGAGATAGGTGGAGGGGAGATCTCGGCGGCCGCCACCACCTCCCTGCCCAGCTTCAATGTGTTCGTCGAGGGCGGCTTCGAGCCCAAGCCCTCGTGCCTCTACCAGCTGCCACCACAGAGGCCCGTCAtcaagaaggaggaggagagctaCCCACCCATGCCCATGTCAGACGACACCATGGCCTCCGGCACCATGTACTTTAAGCAGTCCCCTCCATCCACACCCCCCACGCCACTGCACTCCGGCCCGCCTGGGGGCTCCTTCCTGTGGGACGAGTCCCATGGCGGCCTGCCCTCCGTGCCCCAGCCCTGTCTCATGGAGGGTGCCCTGAAGGGTCCCCGCTTCCCCCATTTCTACGAGCAGACgccacccccctcctccaccggATACGAGCCACCCCTGGGCCTGCCGCTCCGCCCCGAGCGTTCGCcttcgtcctcctcctcttcctcgcacGCGCCCCCCAGCCTGGACGCACACGCCCACATGTACCCGCTCAGCGTAGGTAAAGCGGGCGCCGTGGCCTTCCGCTCGCTGAGCATGGGGACGTGTCCGACCTCCCTGATGGCCGAGGGTCTCCCGTCACCTCCCAGCCGTGCCAGCTCTGGGGAGGGCACCTGTGCCGTGTGCGGGGACAACGCTGCATGCCAGCACTACGGGGTTCGAACCTGCGAGGGCTGCAAAGGCTTCTTTAAG AGGACAGTGCAAAAGAATGCGAAGTACGTGTGCTTGGCCAGCAAAAACTGCCCTGTGGACAAAAGAAGACGGAACCGCTGTCAATACTGCCGTTTCCAGAAGTGTCTCAGTGTAGGCATGGTAAAAGAAg TGGTGCGCACAGATAATctgaaggggaggagaggtCGTCTGCCATCCAAACCAAAGAGCCCACTGCAGCCGGAGGCCTCGCCACCATCACCCCCTCTCAGCCTGCTCAACGCCCTCGTCAGGGCGTACTCCCAGTCCGTCCCCCGAGAGCTGGACTATAGCCag TTCAGTACAGTAGAGGTGGGAGGTGTGGCCGAGGCCCAGCAGATCCAGCTCTTCTACCGGATCCTCACCGGCTCCATGGAGGTCACACGCTGCTGGGCGGAGCGACTTCCCGGGTTCAGTGAGCTTCACCATGACGACCAGAACCTGCTCATAGACTCCGCCTTCCTCGAACTCTTCGTGCTCCGCCTTGCCAACAG GTCTCTGTTAGTGGAGGAGAAGTTCGTGTTCTGCACTGGTCTGGTACTTCACAGGCTACAGTGTTTACGGGGCTTCGGTGAATGGCTGGACTCCATCCGAGACTTCAGTTCCCACCTTCAGAGTCTTAGCTTGGACTTACCTGCCTTCTCCTGCCTGTCCGCCCTGGTGCTCcttacag AACAGTGTCCCGGCCTCAAAGAACCCAAGAAGGTGGAGGAGCTGCAGTCCAAGCTGGTCTGCTGTCTACGAGAACACCTGAGCTCCGGTGGGGCCGGAGGCGTGGCCCGCAGC GGAAAGGCTCCACCCCCCGTGGCTGCCGTGCTGGGTTTGAGGGCGGAGCTTAGGTCTCAGCGCACTCAAGGCCTACAGAGGATCTTCTACCTGAAGTTGGAGGATCTGGTCCCGCCCCCACCA CTTATCGATAGGTTCCTGGACACGCTGCCCTACTGA